Proteins from one Sabethes cyaneus chromosome 2, idSabCyanKW18_F2, whole genome shotgun sequence genomic window:
- the LOC128733853 gene encoding ubiquitin-protein ligase E3A produces the protein MNKDEPTKTDDDSRVNEESSSSGDKDTEESSKVSSQQQHNILIENKTSQVSTPALNNNSTGIHPKGSTASPLIGTASCSSAIINNHSEAPHVRSESGDMKRASAKKLIERYFYQLVDGCGNPKCNNKYCASSGKVEKLSPNAAAARAIQLFTQEAELCDTHPPKVPKTMANASTSGCAPNSDDANRSGNLSVASSSGSSSGLDDSTASTEAGTAWGLLGRNVDIEEVNDSSNQDMDSMDEDEQLNGQKSQNHPYEGGGADTTSSHNYALRSIALQQSGSKSESASPSGSSGRKKTTCTAGGSSKEFSKKHRDSSPVDYLDEAKLRDLIAACERDNLDTPLIRKLGAIFSSYQSVALSFQKKPCSSIDVMLEKAPEDLKTLKKEDLRTLEGDLDKDEDSLAEKLPEAKEKHHTTVDLASLRRSMKTLYDQKSSVFGPINNALQSLGESLSIELRVQLTQKEDIEQVITVFIIVFEVLQIGTAEFLEVSLPRICAALCHLPVWAQARIAHIWSVHCKDGLQPLLQLLQQLITISTLSLNYYRDVKIHDNEIVCNATKVMKIVFYANILAGDVEPKHFREADLSDVAPPTYLSLIPEDDEPQLYSSKEKKTKQQKLEDPLATELDVNILDCRKPYVPYEEFYNEPLCDVIEMDHDYLNYKNTTSEGAFFADSTKKFSFMLYSFILTPATKTLALYYDSRIRMYSERRLSFLHQQLGGGLQSVNPFLKLKIRRDHIIDDALVELEMIAMSNPKDLKKQLVVEFSGEQGIDEGGVSKEFFQLIIEEIFNPDYGMFINNEDTNTVWFNSTSFENEAQFTLIGIVLGLAIYNNIILAVNFPMVVYRKLMGMKGSFVDLFDWNPILYNSLKSMLDHQENDMEETFMQTFKICYKDVFGNALDRELKTDGDKIFVNQDNKHEFVELYTDFLLNQSIEKQFKAFKRGFQMVTDESPLHLLFRPEEIELIVCGSKEFDFNELEQSTEYEGGFTAESQTIKDFWAIVHGLSMDSKRKLLQFTTGSDRVPVGGLSRLKLVIARNGPDCDRLPTSHTCFNVLLLPEYDSREKLEERLLKAINYSKGFGML, from the exons GGTCAATGAAGAATCGTCGTCATCCGGTGACAAAGATACGGAAGAATCTTCAAAAGTGTCATCTCAGCAACAGCATAACATTCTGATTGAAAATAAAACCAGCCAAGTTTCGACGCCCGCTCTAAATAATAATTCAACAGGAATTCACCCGAAAGGCAGTACTGCATCACCACTAATCGGTACTGCAAGTTGTTCCTCGGCAATAATCAACAATCACAGCGAAGCACCGCACGTGAGATCCGAATCCGGCGACATGAAGCGAGCCTCAGCGAAAAAACTCATCGAGAGATATTTCTATCAGCTGGTCGACGGTTGCGGCAACCCCAAATGCAACAATAAATATTGTGCCTCCAGTGGAAAAGTAGAAAAGCTTAGCCCCAATGCAGCAGCTGCACGTGCTATTCAGCTGTTCACTCAAGAGGCTGAACTGTGCGATACACACCCTCCAAAAGTACCGAAGACAATGGCTAATGCTTCTACTTCTGGTTGCGCACCAAACAGTGACGATGCAAATAGAAGTGGTAACTTGTCAGTCGCAAGTTCGTCCGGTTCTAGTTCCGGATTAGACGATTCGACTGCCAGTACTGAAGCTGGCACCGCGTGGGGTCTATTAGGTAGGAACGTCGATATAGAAGAAGTAAACGACAG CTCTAATCAAGATATGGATTCCATGGATGAAGATGAGCAGTTGAACGGACAAAAAAGTCAAAATCACCCTTACGAAGGGGGAGGCGCTGATACAACAAGCAGTCACAATTACGCACTTCGCAGCATCGCTCTCCAGCAGAGTGGCAGTAAGTCTGAAAGCGCTTCACCGAGTGGTAGCAGTGGCAGGAAAAAAACAACATGTACGGCCGGCGGTAGTTCGAAGGAATTCTCAAAAAAGCATCGTGATTCCTCGCCGGTTGATTATCTAGATGAAGCAAAGCTTCGCGATTTGATAGCCGCATGCGAGCGGGATAATTTAGATACGCCATTAATTCGAAAATTAGGTGCCATCTTTTCCTCTTATCAATCGGTAGCGCTCAGTTTTCAGAAGAAACCATGCTCTAGCATCGACGTTATGCTGGAGAAGGCACCGGAAGATCTGAAAACTTTGAAAAAAGAAGATTTACGAACCCTTGAGGGTGATCTCGACAAGGACGAAGACAGTCTGGCAGAAAAATTGCCAGAAGCGAAGGAAAAACACCACACAACGGTTGATTTGGCTAGTTTACGTCGCTCAATGAAAACGCTCTATGATCAGAAAAGTTCCGTTTTTGGTCCAATTAACAATGCCTTACAATCACTCGGAGAGTCACTGAGCATCGAGCTACGCGTGCAGCTCACTCAAAAGGAGGACATAGAGCAGGTCATCACCGTTTTCATTATCGTATTCGAAGTGCTACAAATCGGAACCGCTGAGTTTTTGGAAGTTTCCCTACCCCGAATTTGCGCCGCTTTGTGTCATCTACCGGTGTGGGCTCAAGCGCGGATAGCTCACATCTGGTCCGTGCACTGCAAGGACGGGCTTCAGCCACTACTGCAACTACTGCAGCAGCTAATCACCATTTCGACGCTCTCTTTGAACTACTATCGGGATGTAAAAATCCACGACAATGAGATCGTATGTAATGCGACTAAAGTAATGAAG ATCGTATTCTACGCCAACATTCTGGCCGGTGATGTAGAACCCAAGCACTTCCGAGAGGCCGACCTCAGTGATGTCGCACCACCAACCTACCTTTCGCTCATTCCGGAAGACGACGAACCGCAGCTGTATAGCAGTAAAGAGAAAAAGACCAAACAGCAAAAGTTGGAGGACCCGCTGGCCACCGAATTAGACGTAAACATTCTGGACTGCCGAAAGCCGTACGTACCGTACGAGGAGTTCTACAACGAACCGCTGTGCGACGTGATCGAGATGGATCACGATTATCTTAACTACAAGAATACTACCTCAGAGGGAGCGTTCTTTGCAGACTCGACGAAAAAATTCAGTTTTATGCTCTACTCCTTTATTCTGACTCCAGCGACAAAAACGCTGGCGCTTTATTATGACTCAAGAATCCGAATGTACTCAGAACGTCGGCTCAGTTTCCTTCATCAGCAGCTTGGTGGCGGGCTGCAGAGCGTTAATCCTTTTCTAAAATTGAAGATTCGGCGAGACCACATTATCGACGATGCGTTGGTAGAGCTGGAAATGATTGCCATGTCTAATCCAAAAGACCTCAAAAAACAGCTCGTAGTAGAGTTTTCCGGAGAGCAAGGAATTGACGAGGGCGGTGTATCTAAGGAGTTCTTCCAGTTAATCATTGAAGAGATTTTCAACCCAGACTATGGTATGTTCATCAACAACGAAGACACCAATACGGTGTGGTTCAATTCGACATCCTTCGAAAACGAGGCCCAATTTACGCTAATTGGTATCGTACTCGGATTGGCAATCTACAACAACATCATTCTGGCTGTGaattttccaatggtggtctacCGGAAACTGATGGGAATGAAGGGATCCTTTGTTGACTTGTTTGACTGGAATCCA ATTCTTTACAACAGCTTGAAATCCATGCTGGACCATCAGGAAAATGATATGGAGGAAACCTTTATGCAaacgttcaaaatttgctaCAAAGATGTGTTTGGTAACGCACTGGACCGCGAGCTGAAAACGGATGGAGACAAGATCTTTGTCAACCAGGATAACAAGCACGAATTTGTCGAACTGTATACGGACTTTTTGCtcaatcagagcatcgaaaaACAGTTTAAAGCATTCAAACGTGGCTTCCAGATGGTTACGGATGAAAGTCCACTACATTTGCTGTTTCGCCCGGAGGAAATTGAGCTAATCGTTTGTGGCAGTAAAGAGTTTGATTTCAACGAACTGGAACAGTCGACCGAATATGAGGGTGGTTTCACCGCTGAATCTCAAACGATCAAGGATTTCTGGGCTATAGTACACGGGTTATCGATGGATTCGAAACGAAAGCTGCTGCAATTCACTACAG GATCCGATCGGGTACCTGTTGGTGGTCTGAGTAGACTGAAACTGGTAATTGCTCGAAATGGACCGGATTGCGATCGGTTACCGACTAGCCATACATGTTTTAATGTATTGCTACTACCCGAGTACGATAGCCGTGAGAAATTGGAAGAACGTTTGCTTAAAGCTATCAACTACTCCAAAGGATTTGGAATGCTGTAG